One window of the Salvia splendens isolate huo1 chromosome 1, SspV2, whole genome shotgun sequence genome contains the following:
- the LOC121757641 gene encoding uncharacterized protein LOC121757641: MHTRSQGTPPFGLLCYQRRKGSGSSTGFEVQQDSPSPIRDNPLFESSDSDLEAESMAENNEIPPPAVRFGDTLRSGVDFLGEFAYANDNVNIPPHYISLVNGGNLFHGRDDEDPMSHLNAFYELTNSHRPPNVDHHQIKRALFPFSLRDKARAWYDSIPGYNIATFQELKMLFLLEYNSPMKIEKLREEITTFRQKYDESFAEAWKRFTELLRKCPSHGLAPGHELLKFYKGLNNEGTGLVTAGSNGNLDDLTHEEVRALFQRLANNQRNWHNPRRAADKMGDTFGATKDAERVTAIEAQLADISTQMLSMTKAVKSLQLTPQPQAVTVMRCGLCQGGHHTDQCPSLQGPPVEDVNYIGNNRQGFNQGNQYNNQQNWRPQQTGWNQVGPSNNSGNQWRNNTQPPGYEKKTTVEDQLGQILSFMTKSQKENENFKEKTVERFGQLEASMRNLETQIGQIATASHTRIPNAIPSDTVPNPKGYEQCKAVKLRSGRKLGSTPVIDGQDFIPPPPFPVENKKKGRKIIQEKGLDWMMNIIRKVNVDVSLVDLFLHFPKFSKFFKDLIAKKEKIQDDGVVILSAFCSQFVKGKMPAKRRDPGSCVIPCEMGDKKFPKCLLDQGSGISLMALKTARSIGLEARIEPIDIDLQLADHSIVKPKGIIEDVLVKVERFVLPVDFIVLEMEEDKDMPILFGRPFLATGDVVIETKTNTVMFRVDGENVVIKQEKAGKRLLEPG; the protein is encoded by the exons ATGCACACGAGATCTCAGGGTACACCGCCTTTCGGAttactctgttatcaaagaaggaAAGGGTCAGGAAGTTCAACCGGGTTTGAAGTTCAACAGGATTCGCCGAGTCCAATCAGAGATAACCCATTATTTGAGAGTAGTGACAGTGATCTAGAAGCTGAATCAATGGCTGAGAACAATGAGATTCCACCACCCGCGGTGAGGTTTGGTGACACTCTCAGGTCGGGAGTCGACTTTCTAGGAGAATTCGCCTACGCGAATGACAACGTGAACATTCCTCCTCATTACATTAGCTTGGTGAACGGGGGAAATCTCTTCCATGGGCGAGACGATGAGGATCCAATGAGCCACCTCAACGCGTTCTACGAATTGACGAACTCTCATCGACCCCCGAATGTGGACCATCATCAGATTAAGAGGGCCTTATTCCCTTTCTCACTGAGGGATAAAGCACGGGCATGGTATGATTCTATTCCGGGATACAACATAGCCACATTCCAAGAGTTGAAGATGTTGTTCCTCCTGGAATATAACTCTCcgatgaagattgagaagttgagagaggagatcactACCTTCCGACAGAAATATGATGAGTCTTTTGCGGAAGCGTGGAAGAGGTTCACTGAATTGCTTAGGAAATGCCCGAGCCATGGTCTTGCTCCAGGGCATGAGCTACTCAAGTTCTACAAGGGACTCAATAATGAAGGCACGGGCTTGGTGACTGCAGGCTCTAATGGGAACTTGGACGACTTAACTCACGAGGAAGTGAGAGCCCTGTTCCAAAGGTTGGCGAACAACCAAAGGAATTGGCATAATCCGAGAAGAGCGGCCGATAAGATGGGAGATACATTTGGTGCTACAAAGGATGCGGAAAGAGTGACTGCAATTGAGGCTCAACTGGCGGACATTAGCACCCAGATGTTGTCGATGACGAAGGCAGTTAAATCCCTTCAACTGACTCCTCAACCCCAAGCTGTGACGGTGATGAGATGTGGGTTGTGCCAAGGTGGGCACCATACTGATCAGTGCCCTAGTCTTCAAGGACCACCCGTGGAGGATGTGAACTATATTGGCAACAATCGCCAAGGGTTCAATCAAGGCAACCAATACAACAATCAGCAAAATTGGAGGCCTCAACAAACGGGATGGAATCAGGTTGGTCCTAGCAACAACTCGGGCAATCAATGGAGGAACAACACTCAACCGccgggttatgagaagaagACAACCGTCGAGGATCAGTTGGGGCAGATTCTCTCGTTCATGACTAAAAGTCAAAAAGAGAATGAGAATTTCAAGGAGAAGACGGTGGAAAGATTTGGTCAGCTCGAAGCTTCAATGAGGAATCTCGAGACTCAAATTGGACAGATAGCTACAGCATCCCATACGAGAATTCCTAACGCCATCCCGAGTGATACGGTGCCCAATCCTAAGGGCTATGAGCAGTGCAAGGCGGTTAAGCTAAGAAGTGGCCGCAAGTTAGGTTCGACACCAGTAATTGACGgccaag ATTTTATCCCGCCCCCACCTTTCCCAGTCGAGAATAAGAAGAAGGGtagaaaaataattcaagagAAAGGACTCGATTGGATGATGAACATTATCAGGAAAGTTAATGTAGATGTGTCCCTGGTGGATTTGTTCCTACACTTTCCTAAATTCTCCAAGTTTTTTAAGGATCTTATCGCGAAAAAGGAGAAGATACAAGACGATGGTGTGGTGATATTGAGCGCATTTTGCTCACAATTTGTGAAGGGAAAGATGCCGGCAAAGAGAAGAGACCCTGGAAGCTGTGTGATCCCATGTGAGATGGGAGATAAGAAGTTCCCAAAGTGCCTACTTGATCAAGGCTCGGGAATATCATTGATGGCTCTGAAAACCGCACGGTCAATCGGTCTAGAAGCGAGGATTGAACCAATCGACATTGACCTACAATTGGCGGATCATTCAATTGTGAAACCAAAAGGGATCATCGAGGATGTCTTGGTGAAGGTTGAGAGATTTGTACTCCCGGTTGACTTCATTGTCCTAGAGATGGAAGAGGACAAGGATATGCCTATCCTCTTTGGTAGGCCATTTTTAGCAACCGGTGATGTTGTGATAGAGACCAAGACAAATACGGTCATGTTTCGAGTAGATGGAGAAaatgtggtgatcaagcaagagAAGGCGGGGAAGCGCCTATTGGAGCCTGGATAG